In Flavobacteriales bacterium, the genomic stretch CAACAATAGGAACAACACTCCATTAAGTGGAGATCCCTTTACGTACACTCTAAGAGAATCGATCAAACTGATATTAAGTAATTTTGAGTCTGAATTAGACAATGGCAAAGATAGGAGATATTGATGTTGGGGATTTCCCGTTGCTGCTTGCTCCGATGGAAGATGTGAGCGATCCACCTTTCAGGGCCGTTTGTAAGGCGAATGGAGCTGATGTGATGTTCACGGAGTTCATTTCATCTGAAGGTCTTATCCGCGATGCGGCAAAAAGCGTACAGAAACTTGATATTTTCGAATACGAACGTCCAATTGGCATTCAAATTTTTGGGGGAGATATTGAGGCGATGAAAGAATCAGCTGAAATAGCGACTGGCGCCAATCCGGACATCATCGACATCAATTATGGCTGCCCTGTGAAGAAAGTAACTTGTAAGGGTGCTGGAGCAGGTATCTTGCGGGACATACCGAAAATGGTTGCAATGACAGCTGAAATCGTCAAAAGCACACATCTTCCGGTTACTGTGAAAACTAGATTAGGTTGGGACACAGAAACGATGTATGTAGAAGAAGTTGCAGAACGGCTACAAGACGTGGGTGTGAAGGCCTTGAGCATTCACGGAAGAACCCGAGTTCAGATGTATAAAGGAGAAGCAGATTGGACCTTGATCGGAAACATCAAGAACAATCCTCGCATTCACATTCCCATTTTTGGGAACGGTGATGTAGATAGCCCGGAAAAAGCCAAGTTGATGAAAGACCGATATGGCGTTGATGGCATTATGATCGGTCGAGCAAGCATTGGTTATCCTTGGATCTTTAATGAAATCAAGCTCTTCCTAAATACAGGACAACATCTTCCATTGCCAACAACAGATGAACGTGTTGACACTTGCCTCAAACATTTTGAGTTCTCGCTTCAATGGAAGGGAGAAAAACTAGGGAACGTAGAAATGAGAAGGCATTACGCCAATTATTTCAGAGACTTTCCTGGATTTAAACAGTACAGAACGCTTCTAGTTTCTTCTTCAGAAAACGATGAAATACGCGAGATTCTGGAAAATGCGAGGAATCATTACAATCAAATTGAACCCTCCGCGGCATAGTCCTCTTTGAGCATTTGATGTTTGTTCAACTACACTTTACTTAGGTATATTTGCTTTCCTTGAAAAAAGATGTT encodes the following:
- the dusB gene encoding tRNA dihydrouridine synthase DusB, yielding MAKIGDIDVGDFPLLLAPMEDVSDPPFRAVCKANGADVMFTEFISSEGLIRDAAKSVQKLDIFEYERPIGIQIFGGDIEAMKESAEIATGANPDIIDINYGCPVKKVTCKGAGAGILRDIPKMVAMTAEIVKSTHLPVTVKTRLGWDTETMYVEEVAERLQDVGVKALSIHGRTRVQMYKGEADWTLIGNIKNNPRIHIPIFGNGDVDSPEKAKLMKDRYGVDGIMIGRASIGYPWIFNEIKLFLNTGQHLPLPTTDERVDTCLKHFEFSLQWKGEKLGNVEMRRHYANYFRDFPGFKQYRTLLVSSSENDEIREILENARNHYNQIEPSAA